The DNA segment TAAGTTCGCTGCAAAAAAAGGAAAGAAGAatggatttcattttcaaacactGTTCAGAATAGTTAACAATTATGTTAATTCTTGAACCTTtctcattcaataaaatcaatggctttttttaattttgtgaaCCCCTGCCTTTTAggcccacgagccgccactgaacATTTGATAATTATGTGATTGCCATGGAACTGAATAAGAAAAGTGATGTAATCCAATGTGCTATGTTCAAGCACCTCATTGGTGATGCAGGTATGAGAATTTATGATACCTTTACGTTCAAAGAAGAGGAAGTCGACGAATTGAATATAATAATATCGAAATTCGAAGAACATTTCAAACCCCAGACAAATCTGATTATAGAGAGGCATAGGTTATTAACGTCGAAACAACAAGAATTCCAGTCCATCGATGATTATGTTATAATGCTCAAGAACTCGGGAAGAAATTGTGAGCTGTCGACATTGGAAGATAGCCTCTTGCGAGATATTTTCGTCTGTGGAATACACTCGGATGGAATACGAGAAAAACTACTCCAGGAGAGGGACGTAAGGACACTAGATGAGGCTGTTGGTTTGGCAAAAAGGTTCCAGTCAGCTAAGGAGAAAAGTCGTATAATAGGCCATCAGGAAGCCCCTGCAGTTCGCAGACAAGGAAAGACTACAACATCAGGTGACAATGTTTTTAATTATAAGCACAAACATgtaaataatttaaaattcaatGCTTGGAATGGTAGGAATATTGTAAAGCAACCTTGTAAGAATTGTAACTATAAGTATGAATATAGAAGGTGTCCAGCTTTTGGGCAAACATGTTCTAATTGTGGTAAAGCCGATCATTTTAAAGCTGTTTGTAAAATTTCCAGTAAGAGAATTGGTTGTGTTGATTTGGGAAGGAATGCCAATCATAATAGTTTACAGTCGTCTACTAAAGATTTTTTATCACTTGAGACAGAAGAGTCCCATGACTCCTCGGACGTTGAGATAGGAAGCCATAGAGTTCCGTTTAAATTAGATAGTGGAGCTGCTGTAAATGTAATTCCAAGTTCAGTATTGAAAGGTTTGGACTGTGACCCAGGTCTAATCGAGAAAACGAATTTAAAATTGGTGTCATATACAGGGACCATCTAGAAGTACTTCAATGTAAATTGAATATCAAGGTTGGCAAGAGTTCTGGTGTTTTCGCATTTTATATCATTGACGATAGAGGTCTTGATTTTTCACCCCTGTTGGGTCTTGGAACTTGTGTCACTCTAAATTTGATTGAACGAGTTACGGAAGTTGATCGTAAAGTAGTCAAATCAGAAAATTTGAGCTTGAAGGATTTGTTGAGCCGATATGATGGTATATTTCGAGGTATTGGAGTGCTCGAGAAACCATATCATATTGAGCTAAAACAAAATGTTAATCCGGTTATTTGTTATGCTAGGAAGGTACCTTTTGCAATACAGGATAAACTTAGAACTACATTAGATAGTATGAAAACAGAGAAAATTATAGTAGAATATGACGACGAAACACCCAATTGGGCAAACCCTATTGTAATCATTAGAAAACCAAATAACGATCTTAGAATTTTCTTAgatccacaaaatttgaatacaATCGTGAAAAGACATTATTTTCAGATTCCTACTTTTGAGGAATTAACAAGTCAAATGGACGGTTGTGAATATTTTAGTACAATAGATGCAACTCAGGGTTTCTTACAAATAAAATTGGATAGCGAAAGCAGTAGTTTATGTTCGTTCGCAACACCTTTCGGACGGTATAGGTTTTTAAGACTACCCTATGGGTTAAAAAGTGCTCCAGAAGTATAtcatcgaattgatccaatagttcttcaggaattgaaataatacttggtcgaatcgaccactgaaatctcaattcctatcagaactatcgaactgtaattcaacatgtgcatctcaattcgaaaactatgtgcagtttcaagatagaCGATTCTTAAAAGTGAGATATGACCAAGCTACTGGTAGTCTGAAGCATAAGAGCGAATTTGTGAATCGAGAGAATATTAAGATGTATGATACTTCTGAGGAGAAGGAAGGCAATTTGCATAGTCACAGAAAGTTCGTTGAAAAGTGAAATGATATGCCACAGCAACAGGAAGATGCAAGTGCTGAACCTCCAATAGATAATAGAGAAAATAGGTTACAGAATCCAACTGACAAAAATGTAACAGACAAAAATAAATCACAGATTATAAACTGTACAAACTCGGAACCTTGTAGCATCCCATTAAGGGACCGTAATAATAGTTTCAAATCAAGTACAAGTCAGTACAGAACATTGTCAGGGAGATTAGTTAAGAAACCAGAAAAACTGAATAAATAGAATATGTTACGCATACAAATGCAGATCGATATGTATAGATTTAGTTAGATAAGTTAGGAGAAATTATTTTAGTTTACATACTATAATAAATTGTGTATAGAATATTAGCACAAAcctttaaaaaataaaaagggAGATGTTGTAATATTAATATGTTGCGCATGTCAGGCGCAGACTGGCTGTTTATTGCACAGGCAGCAGTCGTACCGTAGAACTCTAAGGGAGAACATTGTCAAAAATTATAAATCAGCTGTAGACGCTTTCTACAAGAATAATTTCCTAACAAAATTGTCGTTAATTAATTATATTTCCACGACCTTCACGACAAAGAACAGGAAATATAACACAAGCAATCTGTGATCACACTCTGTTCACAGATTTTGCTGGTTATCCAGCTTCTGTTAATGATTATaggatattcaaaaaaattccgaTATTTATAAAAGTATAATTGAGAATCTCTCCAATACTTTCCTAGCAATGGTGCATCAGTCCCTATATAAATAGAGGGGATTTATAGCAAGTGCAAATTAATTAGGCAATGTATAAAAAGGAGTTTTGCCTTATTGAACAGAAGGTTCAGACGGTTGAAATACCTGGACATGAACAGGATAGACTTGATACCAGCAACGATTCTTGCTTGTTGTGTCCTTCATAATATATGTATATCTGATGAAGATGTATCAGAagtgtgacgaggcagatttcaccccgccacgaaaaggaaatttctctaccgatactttcttaataggacctgacaatcgaagtatttcggaagaaagcgttaaattatcataggggggatttaccgattgatttcatgtcattgttttccaccgaccagtcccatatttgtagcggagaccgaatatatcatgttttcagaattcatatatttaagaattctttccgttgaaccgtactttttctgactcgaaaaaggtctttcaacttgttccgtttttccttctcttcaattgtttctgtctctttccgagcccgttgatttaccgaacaatttgagtttatccaatgggggactgagttacccatggtggggacaattttccggggtacctacttcttcgagttccgtcgctgaaggtcaagatcagtatgcattgttgttgagagttgaacgagtgaggtgattgtcaagtgaaaaccgtacttacgagacacaaaggaatttctaaggcaagtgatatttgaaattattaccgcttcattgcacctttatggaataatattctctctagacttgtgcttggctgaaaaccgtgagctaaccatttcctgctgtatatagctttccgttaccgtagggtgacatttgggtcccgggaggacgttgggcccccctgatttctccgattcctgaatatttgaccgtttcgtcccgatttccaaccgtttgaattatagttataggttagattcgccgagcatagagttgggatttcataaccgtcaaataccctcaccgccggactctgtggccgctgtttgacagccagccagcttgaggtcaccgagagagagagagagaccgaaggacaccggatcatagacaaaccaccgagacagagatagagggcgtaccccggtgaactggtgttttcaaatttcgacctgactgaattccgttgattatttttaaaaccgttcgtacttttcattaaattgtgtcttgccttagttgaaatatttttccgaaaccgtgcatgtttctttgcactcagtttaattgaaacttgacttacttccgtatatttttccgaaaccgttctttgcacttagtttaattgaaacttgacttacttccgtatatttttccgaaaccgtgcatgtttctttgcactcagtttaattgaaacttgacttacttccgtatatttttccgaaactgtgcatgtttctttgcacttagtttagttgagacttgacttacttccgaatatttccgaaaccgtccattttcctgaagtgaaattttgccagccgtccagcgccgaccagacacagccgttgacgtccacgctttagtgtacctgtctattttcttttgtgtacagtttattttaatagaaataaatagttgaacatttatttttgttgccaattattttgccagtgagagtctatttattaaatcagtttcatctaagagtttagttagaagaggtaagtactctttctgacgcctaaagaccgttgaaaagcagacacttagaagacgctaccgccctagtcttcatcgatacccttctccactgatactcaagtctacccgggctctccaattctttggggattctgtgagagacgtggggtttgactgattgccccactggcgcccgagcaaccgtaaggagctgccagagtacgaaaagtctgtcacagaagaaatgattgaagaagGCCAGTTAATCAATTTGAATGATGAATCTATATCTTCACAGTGAGTAATCTATCTCCAtgcaaatattgaattattcaggagaaatttttttcagattagaATAAATGGTTGAGAATAGCACTGATGAGGCAGAAACAATGAGAAGAGATGTTATTGCTCGAAATCTTTATTTGCAAACGCAATAAATTTTAATCATATTATACTACATTTTATTGACTACTGTTTCATCAGGACCTATATTAAGAATTATTATGgttgaaatataaaataatctcATGGCAATATTTGTCTAAAAGATATATGTGTTCGATAACTGAACTAGTTAATAAACAAACAACTTGAAATTCCTACATGTTTACCCTTAAATTTTGTAGAATATCTATAacatgcatttttttttaagttttttcaaatatctcccaaACCAAGCTCGATATGGAAAAATGTATTCTTTGTTTTATGATTAAAATTCGATTTtagataaaatatttcattttggctCTCCAATtatcgaacaccctgtatataaatgaaTGCATGAGAATTGGCATTGCTTCTTCTCTCCATTAAAATTGTTAAAATGACGAATTTAACACTCACAACTCTATATTAGAAAGAATGAAAAACTTCGttacaataaatatatttatttgaatttttatgaaaataacaaatagtggatgaaaaaataaatgaaccttCAAACAATATACGAACATCGCAAAAATtaacaaacataaaaataaagGAACATTGAATAAACGAAtattagaaaaataaaaatacataaaaataaaGGAACATCAGGAGAACTAAGATGCGAGAAACGGCGACAGCTTTAAAAAACTTGTCAATATATATGTAAAGTATAACGTTTTGTTTTTTACCTAGTATTTCAtatgtatcattcattcattatgttGGGTATCTAGGTTAGGATAACTTTTgtattgttcatttatttcgtataaacgtttcggcgtatgccttcttcagtatacattacattttatgttttcatcatcgTTTTGGTTTCGTCTGTTGTGTATTGTCTAGACTTAGCATGGGCAAACTACGGCCCGcgggccaggtccggcccacgtgaaaatctaatccggcccgcgtcaatattttgaaacaatcaccagtatttttgttttctaagtttgaccgcctgataaggaaaagcgatgtcacctaataccgagttgtctcaaagcgtaagttgcgtactgtttattatcatcttgaaatgttgaagattatacatcgaaGACGACGAATTAGCTGGAAACGTATTAGGTGGAAGAAGGACTGATAAATGAGGGCTTCATAGctactgaagtgaaccaagtccatgcagcctagttttgggatACATGACTTAGGCTAGaatataagcatatgcttacattcactTTACACAAATCTAAAGTCTCTTTTGAagtaattggtgataaacaacttctacgtcatgtatctcaaaactaggctgcatggacttggttcacttcagccctgaatccctcaaataaaagtccaccaatttgttattcgaattgcatagagttgtgctcgaggctcagccttagtactgcgtgtgcatctggcagcggctggcattatttcttgtaatccccagaaaaagcaaaagtcgccaaatctccttcgatgttccaacgactgcatcacagaatacaaatagtgatgcatggaatccaaaccttgcaacgaacggcttgttgctgagctccaaacatgaaggcagtattcaagtgtgattaatacatgaaaatttattcaattattcgattctgcgtagtttgaatcgattaagtaacggtttccttctgaatgaaaatttttgagctttaagaacggtattaattattggatctaacattaatttcagtttagcaaagtttgcgcgcaactcagcataggtgtagtgttctagttctctcaattctaaactaaattcttttgaatttgCTTGGGAGTCTTGGGACCTCGAGTTATAGCAGTCAACAGCACGGTTACTGAGATGATGATATCATGCTCGTGGTGATTAGTAACGAatcaagcattaaaattttcgtttggttcgttgtcaacgtctatgtaattcgaagtattttcgaccttttgattttcattgatgagagcaacaaaaatatcacatatttctcaaaaatttcaagaaacaaacaatcacgtccttcaaagtacctttgaataatatttacaacattactactggaaggaggagcaccaaatatgacgggcggaatctggtatcgtgagcatatttaatgaataatcataatatctcgggaacaactgcatattgttatgtgaacaggtgttttccactatgaaactatgaatagcagcgtaagcaaccgacta comes from the Coccinella septempunctata chromosome 2, icCocSept1.1, whole genome shotgun sequence genome and includes:
- the LOC123306291 gene encoding uncharacterized protein LOC123306291, yielding MELNKKSDVIQCAMFKHLIGDAERHRLLTSKQQEFQSIDDYVIMLKNSGRNCELSTLEDSLLRDIFVCGIHSDGIREKLLQERDVRTLDEAVGLAKRFQSAKEKSRIIGHQEAPAVRRQGKTTTSGDNVFNYKHKHVNNLKFNAWNGRNIVKQPCKNCNYKYEYRRCPAFGQTCSNCGKADHFKAVCKISSKRIGCVDLGRNANHNSLQSSTKDFLSLETEESHDSSDVEIGSHRVPFKLDSGAAVNVIPSSVLKGLDCDPGLIEKTNLKLVSYTGTI